In Bacteroidia bacterium, one genomic interval encodes:
- the pbpC gene encoding penicillin-binding protein 1C, with translation MKSTVKGFRIAAKKSAIVIAVSMLLMFVLAWFIPLNVNIPYAVTVTDSRGEVLHAFLSKDEKWRMNVGLNEINPQLVKAIIQKEDRWFYFHYGVNPVAVVRAMVNNLMYQRKTSGASTITMQVSRLLYPAPRTLYNKMIEALRAVQLECRYSKKEILELYLNLIPYGGNIEGVKAASVLYLGKLPADLSLAECVALCIIPNRPNSLRPGYDNDLIRRERNKWLTRFEGKKIFKSEVINDALNEPVEMKRQAAPALITQLAYRLREQHPSTENIHSTLRAPLQHKVQSLVYNYSKRKSLQSIYNASAIVIDNKSHKVVAYIGSADFKDQLHHGQVDGVNAVRSPGSSLKPLIYAMAFDKGLATPLTVINDVPVNFMGYNPENYNSKFNGRVTLDFALSHSLNIPAVKILNQLGVPTVTQALIKSGFNSIEESKSKLGLSLALGGCGVRLCELSNLYATFANNGVYQKLKYVEDDTLNTDTLRLMSSGAAYMTTEILSKITRPDLPDNYANILRIPHIAWKTGTSYGRRDAWSIGYNKRFTVGVWLGNYNGNGVAELSGASVATPLLFDIFNAIDYDNDSTWFSPPADVNFRLVCSETGLLPGVNCSNQIMDEFLPGITSNAVCTHLKEYIISPDEKICYCTSCMPAAGYKKKLFFSQDAEYLSFLKSENISPELPPPHNLACTRVFTGQPPRIVSPNMQSEYLLDLKGGDKIMLQCQASPEVRNVYWYINNLIYRAAAANEQLFCSPPKGLVKISCADDMGRNSDIFIKIEEM, from the coding sequence ATGAAGTCAACAGTTAAAGGCTTCCGGATTGCAGCTAAAAAAAGCGCAATTGTGATTGCCGTAAGCATGTTGCTGATGTTTGTTTTGGCATGGTTTATTCCATTAAATGTAAATATCCCTTATGCTGTTACAGTTACTGACAGTCGTGGGGAAGTGTTGCATGCTTTTTTATCAAAGGATGAAAAGTGGAGAATGAATGTTGGTCTGAATGAAATCAACCCACAGCTGGTAAAGGCTATTATTCAAAAAGAAGATCGCTGGTTTTATTTTCATTATGGCGTAAATCCCGTTGCCGTTGTTAGGGCAATGGTCAATAATTTGATGTATCAGCGAAAAACATCCGGAGCATCAACCATTACAATGCAAGTCTCCAGATTGCTTTACCCTGCGCCCCGTACGTTGTACAATAAAATGATAGAAGCTTTACGTGCCGTACAATTGGAATGCAGGTATTCAAAAAAAGAAATTTTAGAGCTTTATCTTAACCTGATTCCGTATGGTGGAAATATTGAAGGAGTAAAAGCTGCATCAGTTTTATATCTTGGCAAGTTACCTGCAGACTTATCACTTGCTGAGTGTGTAGCATTGTGCATTATTCCCAATAGACCAAATTCTTTACGTCCGGGTTATGATAATGATCTGATCAGACGCGAAAGAAATAAATGGCTGACAAGATTTGAAGGAAAAAAAATTTTTAAAAGTGAAGTTATCAATGATGCATTGAATGAACCTGTTGAAATGAAGCGACAGGCTGCGCCTGCATTGATTACTCAATTGGCATATCGTTTAAGAGAGCAACATCCTTCAACAGAGAATATACATTCTACCTTACGGGCACCACTTCAACATAAAGTACAGTCGCTGGTGTATAACTACAGCAAACGTAAGTCGCTGCAAAGTATTTACAATGCATCGGCCATTGTGATTGACAATAAGAGTCATAAAGTTGTAGCCTATATTGGTTCTGCAGATTTTAAAGATCAGTTGCATCATGGACAAGTTGATGGCGTAAATGCAGTTCGTTCACCGGGCAGCAGTTTAAAGCCTTTAATCTATGCAATGGCTTTCGACAAAGGTTTAGCAACACCTTTGACGGTTATTAATGATGTACCTGTAAATTTTATGGGATATAATCCTGAAAATTATAATTCAAAATTTAATGGTAGAGTTACTTTGGATTTTGCATTATCACATTCTTTAAATATTCCTGCGGTAAAAATTCTGAATCAATTGGGTGTGCCTACAGTCACACAAGCATTGATTAAAAGTGGTTTTAATTCAATAGAAGAAAGTAAAAGCAAACTTGGATTGTCTTTGGCTCTTGGAGGTTGTGGCGTGCGCCTGTGTGAACTGTCAAACCTGTATGCCACGTTTGCAAACAATGGAGTTTATCAAAAATTGAAGTATGTAGAAGATGACACATTAAACACCGACACGCTCAGGTTAATGTCTTCCGGTGCTGCTTATATGACAACTGAAATACTAAGTAAAATTACACGCCCCGATTTACCCGATAATTATGCCAATATCCTTCGGATTCCACATATTGCATGGAAGACAGGAACATCGTATGGCAGAAGAGATGCATGGAGCATAGGTTACAATAAAAGATTTACAGTAGGTGTGTGGTTAGGCAACTATAACGGTAATGGTGTTGCCGAACTTAGTGGCGCCTCGGTAGCCACTCCGCTGCTTTTTGATATTTTTAATGCAATAGATTATGACAATGACTCAACTTGGTTCAGCCCACCTGCTGATGTAAATTTCAGATTGGTTTGCAGCGAAACAGGACTGCTTCCGGGTGTCAATTGCAGCAATCAGATTATGGATGAGTTTTTACCTGGCATAACATCCAATGCAGTTTGCACACATTTAAAGGAGTATATCATTTCCCCTGATGAAAAAATTTGTTATTGCACATCATGCATGCCTGCAGCGGGTTATAAGAAAAAGCTGTTTTTTTCTCAGGATGCCGAATATTTGTCGTTCTTGAAAAGTGAAAACATTAGTCCGGAGCTTCCGCCACCACATAATCTTGCATGCACAAGGGTGTTTACCGGTCAGCCCCCAAGAATTGTTTCTCCCAATATGCAAAGTGAGTATTTACTTGATTTAAAAGGAGGAGATAAAATAATGCTCCAATGTCAGGCATCACCAGAAGTAAGGAATGTTTACTGGTACATTAATAATTTGATTTATCGTGCAGCAGCAGCCAATGAGCAACTGTTTTGTTCTCCACCCAAAGGCCTTGTTAAGATTTCATGTGCTGATGATATGGGCCGCAACAGCGATATTTTTATAAAAATAGAAGAGATGTAA